The genomic window AAATCAAGGTTCAGACAATGTGCCGAAAGTGAGATCTAAGGAGTTTGAGGATAGTGGGGAGTGGATGGAAACTACTTTAGGGGAAATTGGCGAACCTTTAATGTGTAAAAGAATCTTCAAGGAGGAGACTACCCCAAATCCAAATAATGGTGTTCCATTTTACAAAATTGGAACTTTTGGTCGTTCAGCAGATGCATATATTTCTAAAGAAATTTATGAGGAATATAAAAGCAAGTATTCTTTTCCTAGAATTGGAGACATATTGATTTCAGCCTCTGGAACAATTGGAAGATTAGTTATTTATGATGGTTCGCCCGCCTATTTTCAAGATTCAAATATTATTTGGTTAGGTCATTATGAAGATGCTGTCCTAAATCGTTTTTTGCTTTACTGTTATTCTAATTTGACGTGGCAAACATCTGATGGCGGAGTTATTAGCAGATTATACAATTCTGATTTCAAAAGGATGAAAATCAAATACCCTGATAATAAAGAAGAACAACAAAAAATCGCCTCTTGCCTTTCCTCCATTGACGAATTAATCATTGCCCAAACCCAAAAAATAGAAGCATTGCAACTACACAAAAAAGGATTGTTGCAAGGTTTGTTCCCTAATCTAAATGAAGTAACAGAATGAGCGAAGTAATAAACATAAACCATCCGGAATATGGTGAAATTTTGCAACAAGCTGTTGCCGAAATTCATGCAGCTCGAAATTTGGTTGCCAGGCAATTGGCAAAGGCAACCAACACGGTGTATTGGAACTTGGGGAAATTGCTGTTTGAGAAGCAATTAGCAGAAGGTTATGGTAGCGGAGTGGTCAATCAACTTTCTATTGACCTAAAAAAAGAATTTCCCGATATGGGCGTTTCGCCTCGCAATTTGTGGGATATGAAACGCTTCTATGAGCGTTATCATTTGGCAGATGAGAAACTGCGACAGGCTGTCGCAGTTTTGCCGTGGGGGCACAATGTGCTGTTAATCAACAAGGTTCAATCACTTGATGCCGTAACCTTTTATGCCATCGAAGCGGTAAATAAAGGTTGGAGTAGAGATTGGTTACTCAATGCCATTAAAATGGACAGCTATACCCATGCCCAAAAGCAAATCCAATCGCATAATTTTATCGAAACGCTTCCCATAGCTCAAGCAGACTATGTTAACGAAGTATTTAAAGACAGGTACAATCTTGGTTTTTTAGGTATCACAGAAAAAGCAAAAGAATCAGATTTAGAAAAACGACTGGTAGAAAAGATAAAATCGTTTGTGTTGGAATTGGGAAAAGGTTTTTCGTTTATTGGCAACCAATACCGATTGGAGTATAACAACAAAGAGTATTTTGTAGATATGCTTTTCTTTCATCGTGGCTTGCGCTCATTAGTGGCTATGGAACTCAAAATAGGAAGTTTTAAACCAGAATATGTAGGCAAAATGAATGTCTATCTTTCATTGCTTGACAAATTAGAAAAGGCGAAAACGAAAACCAATCTATTGGCATTATACTTTGTGCAGACAAAGACCATTTGGATGTGGAAATTGCTTTGCAAGACATCAATAAACCCATTGGTGTCGCTGAATACCAATTATTATTACCCAAAGATGAATTACACACTTTGTTAAAAAATGAAATAAAAGCTGTGGAAGAAAATAATCAGGAGCAACCATGACAGAAAATAATCAAACCCAATTAGGCAATACACTTTGGAAAATTGCTGACGAATTGCGTGGAGCCATGAACGCTGACCAGTTCCGTGATTATATGCTTTCGTTTTTGTTTTTACGTTATTTAAGCGACAACTACGAAGCATCAGCCAAAAAGGAATTAGGCAAAGACTATCCTATTCTAAAAGATAATGATAAACGAACACCGCTTTCTATTTGGTATGCGCAGAACAAAACCGATGTAAAGGAATTCGAAAAGCAAATGCGAAGAAAGGTTCACTATGTAATTGAGCCAACGCATTTATGGAACAGCATTGCGGAATTGGCTAAAACACAAAGCAAAGAATTGCTTCGCACTTTGCAAGATGGTTTTAAATACATAGAAAATGAATCCTTTGAAAGCACCTTTCAGGGCTTGTTTTCTGAAATCAATTTAGATTCTGACAAACTTGGAAAGAACTACGAAGAACGAAATAAGAAACTCTGCAATATCATTCAAACCATTGCAGAAGGCATAAAAGAATTCGATAAAGGGGACGATGCTGATTATTTAGGAAATGCCTACGAGTTTTTAATTGGTAAGTTTGCAGCAGGTTCAGGACAAAAAGCTGGCGAGTTTTATACACCGCAAAGAATTTCAGACATACTTTCTTCTATTGTGATACTTGACAGCCAAGACCCAAGTTCAGGCGAAAAGAAAAAGATTGAACAGGTTTTAGACTTTGCCTGTGGTTCGGGTTCGTTATTGCTCAACGTCCGCAAAAAAATGACAGATGCAGGCGGAACAATCGGTAAAATATTCGGACAAGAGAAAAACATCACAACATACAACTTAGCACGAATGAACATGCTTTTGCATGGCGTGAAAGACACAGAATTTGAAATTCATCATGGAGACACTTTACTCAACGATTGGGAAATACTCAATGAAATAAATCCATCTAAGAAATTAGAATTTGATGCGATTGTAGCCAATCCACCATTCAGCTATCGTTGGGAACCAACAGAAGCAATGGGAGAAGATTTTCGTTTCAAAAGTTACGGTCTCGCACCAAAGTCAGCAGCCGACTTTGCTTTTCTGTTACACGGTTTTCACTTTTTAAGTAAAGAGGGAACAATGGCAATCATATTACCTCACGGTGTTTTATTCAGAAGCGGAGCAGAAGAAAAAATCAGAAGAAAACTTTTAGAGGACGGAAATATTGACACCGTTATTGGTCTTCCTGCAAATCTGTTTTTCTCGACAGGTATTCCGGTTTGTATTTTGATTTTAAAGAAGTGCAAAAAATTTGACGATGTGTTATTCATTAATGCCGTTGACCACTTTGAAAAGGGCAAACGACAAAACAGTTTACTACCTGAGAACATTGACAAGATAGTTAACACATACAGAAACAGAACAGAGGAAACTCGTTACTCTCGTAGAGTGACAATGGACGAAATTGTGAAAAACGAATTCAACCTGAATATTTCACGTTATGTAAGCACAACTTTGGACGAAGAACTCATTGACTTGAAAGAGGTAAACAAAAAACTCATTGACCTTGACAAAGAAATATCCGAAGCAAGAGAAACACATAACAAATTTTTAAAAGAGCTGGGACTTCCTCCGATATAAACTAATGATGAACCAAAGCTATATACAAGCACATTTCCAAAGCCACACAAGCCAACGTACAGACCACAGCTTTGTCAAAGAGCTTGCAAAGCAAACGCAAGACAAGATCGTTTTTTAAAATTTCCAGACCCTTTAAAAAAATTAAAAAACGCAACGCTCAATCCGACAGGCAATAACATGAAAACTCAAAAAGATATGGTTTGCAAGGACAGGAACAGAAAACCAGCCCATAACTTACAAGAATTATACAAAGCTCTGCATAGTACCGATAGGCCTACCAATACATTCGATCAATATCGGTACAAATTGACTCTTCTACTCTATCCGGGGTGACTGAATAAATCAAGCATGTACAGTTTCCCAATTATTGATTTTCTGAGCATAAGGGCCTGCTTTTACTCCTTAAGATATTTCATGGATATTTCATGAATACTTCACATATCAAATCATAGTAACCAGCGATTTTTCCATCTCATGATGCTGTATTCCAACTTCGATGAATGGATCTCCAAGTTTTTGATATCCCAGTTTCTCATAAAATGGAATAGACACATCACGTGCATGCAAA from Saprospiraceae bacterium includes these protein-coding regions:
- a CDS encoding type I restriction-modification system subunit M, whose product is MTENNQTQLGNTLWKIADELRGAMNADQFRDYMLSFLFLRYLSDNYEASAKKELGKDYPILKDNDKRTPLSIWYAQNKTDVKEFEKQMRRKVHYVIEPTHLWNSIAELAKTQSKELLRTLQDGFKYIENESFESTFQGLFSEINLDSDKLGKNYEERNKKLCNIIQTIAEGIKEFDKGDDADYLGNAYEFLIGKFAAGSGQKAGEFYTPQRISDILSSIVILDSQDPSSGEKKKIEQVLDFACGSGSLLLNVRKKMTDAGGTIGKIFGQEKNITTYNLARMNMLLHGVKDTEFEIHHGDTLLNDWEILNEINPSKKLEFDAIVANPPFSYRWEPTEAMGEDFRFKSYGLAPKSAADFAFLLHGFHFLSKEGTMAIILPHGVLFRSGAEEKIRRKLLEDGNIDTVIGLPANLFFSTGIPVCILILKKCKKFDDVLFINAVDHFEKGKRQNSLLPENIDKIVNTYRNRTEETRYSRRVTMDEIVKNEFNLNISRYVSTTLDEELIDLKEVNKKLIDLDKEISEARETHNKFLKELGLPPI